Proteins from a single region of Stappia sp. ES.058:
- the smpB gene encoding SsrA-binding protein SmpB: protein MAKKKATEGGRKIVAENRKARFNYEIEDTLEAGIVLTGTEVKALRLGKSNIAESYASDERGELWLINSYIPEYLQANRFNHEPRRRRKLLVHARELARLSAAVQKDGKTIVPLRLYFNEKGTAKLELALARGKKLHDKRETEKKRDWSREKARLLKTAG from the coding sequence ATGGCCAAGAAGAAGGCGACCGAAGGCGGCCGCAAGATCGTTGCGGAAAACCGCAAAGCGCGCTTCAACTACGAGATCGAGGACACGCTCGAGGCCGGTATCGTCTTGACCGGCACCGAGGTGAAGGCGCTGCGTCTTGGGAAATCCAACATCGCGGAATCCTACGCCAGCGACGAGCGGGGAGAGTTGTGGCTGATCAACTCCTATATCCCGGAGTACCTGCAGGCGAACCGCTTCAATCACGAACCACGCCGCCGGCGCAAGCTTCTGGTGCATGCGCGCGAACTCGCGCGCCTGTCCGCGGCCGTGCAAAAGGACGGCAAGACGATCGTCCCGCTGCGCCTCTACTTCAACGAAAAGGGCACGGCGAAGCTTGAGCTTGCGCTTGCGCGTGGCAAGAAGCTGCATGACAAGCGCGAGACCGAGAAGAAACGGGACTGGAGCCGCGAGAAGGCACGGCTGTTGAAAACGGCCGGCTGA
- the dapA gene encoding 4-hydroxy-tetrahydrodipicolinate synthase, with the protein MFKGSIPALVTPFRDGAVDEKAYQEFVDWQIKEGSHGLVPVGTTGESPTLSHAEHKRVVDLCIEAAGGRVPVMAGAGSNNTVEAIDFATFAQKAGADALLIVTPYYNKPNQAGLKAHYRAIDKEVDIPIYIYNIPGRSVIDMTPETMAELFATSKNIKGVKDATANMSRASRQREVCGTDFVQLSGEDITALGFNAHGGTGCISVTANVAPRLCAQFQEATLAGDFRAALDIQDRLSPLHNALFIEPNPTGVKYALSLIGKLDNELRLPLVPVSETTQAAIRDAMTHAGLLN; encoded by the coding sequence ATGTTCAAGGGATCCATCCCCGCACTCGTCACGCCGTTTCGCGACGGAGCGGTTGATGAGAAAGCGTACCAGGAGTTCGTGGACTGGCAGATCAAAGAGGGCAGCCACGGCCTCGTCCCGGTCGGCACGACCGGCGAGAGCCCGACGCTCAGCCATGCCGAGCACAAGCGCGTTGTTGATCTGTGCATCGAGGCGGCCGGCGGTCGTGTGCCGGTGATGGCCGGCGCCGGCTCCAACAACACCGTCGAGGCGATTGATTTCGCCACCTTCGCGCAGAAGGCCGGAGCCGATGCCCTTCTGATCGTCACGCCCTATTACAACAAGCCGAACCAGGCGGGCCTGAAGGCGCATTACCGGGCAATCGACAAGGAAGTCGATATCCCGATCTACATCTACAACATTCCCGGTCGCTCGGTGATCGACATGACGCCGGAGACGATGGCCGAGCTGTTTGCCACCAGCAAGAACATCAAGGGCGTGAAGGATGCGACCGCGAACATGTCGCGCGCGAGCCGTCAGCGCGAGGTCTGTGGCACGGATTTCGTCCAGCTTTCGGGCGAGGATATCACCGCGCTCGGCTTCAACGCCCATGGCGGCACGGGCTGTATTTCGGTGACGGCCAATGTCGCTCCGCGGCTTTGCGCGCAGTTCCAGGAAGCGACCCTCGCGGGCGATTTCCGGGCGGCGCTCGACATTCAGGACCGGCTGTCACCGCTGCACAACGCGCTGTTCATCGAACCGAACCCGACGGGCGTCAAATACGCGCTGTCGCTGATCGGCAAGCTGGACAACGAACTGCGGCTGCCGCTCGTGCCTGTATCGGAGACAACCCAGGCGGCGATCCGCGATGCGATGACGCACGCGGGCCTGCTCAACTGA
- a CDS encoding alpha-2-macroglobulin family protein, with product MFERHMRAERKARFLRTLAALTIAATFVFPGAMSEVNAQERRIVTVDEADYFGGDYRTLKDIDLEACKAACVDDRRCKAFTFNTSAGWCFLKSEVGSLQSFAGAVAGRLVVVEARDENLAENRGSELSYLPRTLLDTAASFARQLPREYRAGEGDVSARARAARETLSRGALEDAQARFARTLVLAPDRHDLWVGLAQSLVRQAPDDWQKRNEVRDDGTSAAINAYLTSAETAQQVTSLEILGASLVKRQLYKPAIKAWRAALALEERPGLRKRYEQLVAEHGFRILDHQVDADSATPRICVVFSDKLERNADMEPFVRVTGAGPFSVEGDEAQICIDGVSHGERYSVLVRQGVPAADGEKLEKSASLNVYVRDRSPSVRFLGRAYVLPAGDGATIPIVSVNTSTVEAEIYRIGERGLAPALRDRRVLSQLDPGRADQLRDEYGEKVWTGEVETRAPLNTDVTTAIPVADLGLEMEPGIYAMVARAAADKKNEWGPRATQWFLVSDLGISAYSGADGAMVIVRALSDASAVTDATVRLVAVNNDVLGEVKSDAEGIARFAPGLSRGTGGLAPALVSVETGSGDYAFLDLTAPAFDLSDRGVSGRAAPGPVDVFAWLDRGVYRPGETVHAGAMARDRNADASTGLPLTFIYDRPDGVEHLRVVVADAGEGGRAHALELPAGAQQGGWTLRVHADPKGPALSQTSFLVEDFQPERVDYTPETEAEAFDPADPPEVSIAARFLYGALASGQRLEGEVIVMPTRELPWYPGYSFGLADEQIFPDRARLPDGLETDAEGRVQFVPPLPELQDTTAGYRAQIVTRLVEAGGRFVERGLEMPIRPGGPRLGMKPAFDGGVEEGGPAEFDIVAIAASGERISADKVSWSLSKLDTRYQWYRSDSRWSYEPVTTSRRVESGTLDIAAGAPARLSVPVDWGRYRLEITGESGSGMATSVEFNAGWYVSSASSQTPDVLEVGLDKEAYRVGETATLRMTPRVAGIALISVMSERLIESRTVPVTAGESEVSFEITDEWGSGAYVTATLLQPMDLKEDRMPSRALGLQWLKVDPGARRHTVSLEVPERIRPRATLDVGVRVAGQAAGKPAYVTIAAVDVGILNLTGFEAPQPSAWYFGQRRLGVDIRDYYGQLIDRTAGERGRIRSGGDGMGLNLAAPPPQEAPVALFSGVVETDPDGRASVSFEVPDFNGTLKLMAVAWSAGGVGESQRDVTVRDPLVMTATLPRFLAPGDESRLLVEIDNVEGAAGDYEISADISGPVTTALGANRRQLRLEAGERRSLHVPVRAGDMPGDVSFVLRLSGPDGPVGEKTLALGVRDTTPPVTRRSHVTLAAGGSLALDAGTLAGLQPRTARVSVANGGLARINVPGLLAALDRYPYGCTEQTASRALPLLYVNEMAISAGLEADADVRERIQTAIGRVLGNQGSNGAFGLWNSYGGSDTWLDAYVTDFLLRARERNYDVPERAMTAALDNLENRVAYASDFESGGEDIAYALYVLARSSRASLGDLRYYADVKLDAFGSALAKAQIGAALSLYGETTRAKLAFDAALGAAERPESIGYRDDYGTALRDAAGVLAYATRSKVDGLDTPALARQVGNRQDAASALSTQDMAWLLLAGHELQQTAADSAFALNDNAVSGALASRFNGADLLTDPVSLANRGETAQDVVVTVTGKPSGPEPATAMGYRITRAYYDLDGNSVDPAGVAVNTRLAVVLTVTRDRPGRGRVMVVDRLPAGLSIDNPRLVRSGDVGALDWLDSVDNAEHVEFRDDRFVVAVDEKNLNGDRYTFAYLARASVPGRFALPPATVEDMYRPDLNGRTGAGRFEILGPRQ from the coding sequence ATGTTCGAACGTCACATGCGCGCGGAGCGCAAAGCGCGATTTTTGCGGACGCTTGCTGCGCTGACGATCGCGGCGACGTTTGTCTTTCCCGGGGCAATGAGCGAGGTGAACGCCCAGGAGCGCCGTATCGTGACGGTGGATGAGGCGGATTATTTCGGTGGCGACTACCGAACGCTCAAGGATATCGATCTTGAGGCCTGCAAGGCCGCATGCGTCGACGACCGCCGGTGCAAGGCCTTTACATTCAACACCTCGGCTGGGTGGTGTTTCCTGAAATCCGAGGTTGGCAGTCTGCAATCCTTCGCCGGGGCCGTTGCCGGACGCCTCGTCGTCGTCGAGGCGCGTGACGAGAACCTTGCCGAGAATCGTGGAAGCGAACTCTCTTATCTGCCGCGCACGCTGCTCGACACTGCCGCAAGCTTTGCGCGACAGTTGCCGCGTGAGTACCGGGCGGGTGAGGGCGATGTTTCGGCCAGGGCCCGTGCGGCCCGCGAGACCCTTTCGCGGGGCGCGCTTGAAGATGCCCAGGCACGATTTGCTCGTACCCTGGTCCTTGCTCCGGACCGTCATGATCTCTGGGTCGGTCTTGCGCAAAGCCTGGTACGCCAGGCACCGGACGACTGGCAAAAGCGCAATGAGGTGCGTGACGACGGAACGTCCGCCGCCATCAATGCCTATCTGACGTCGGCTGAGACGGCACAGCAGGTGACTTCGCTTGAAATTCTTGGCGCCTCGCTGGTCAAGCGTCAGCTCTACAAGCCGGCCATCAAGGCATGGCGCGCAGCCCTTGCGCTTGAAGAACGGCCCGGGTTGCGCAAGCGCTACGAACAGCTGGTTGCAGAGCACGGCTTCCGCATTCTCGATCACCAGGTCGATGCGGATTCGGCCACGCCGCGGATCTGCGTGGTCTTTTCCGACAAGCTTGAGCGCAATGCCGATATGGAGCCTTTCGTGCGCGTGACCGGCGCCGGTCCGTTCTCGGTCGAGGGCGACGAGGCCCAGATCTGCATCGACGGTGTCAGTCACGGCGAACGCTATTCGGTGCTGGTGCGTCAGGGCGTTCCCGCCGCAGATGGCGAAAAGCTGGAAAAATCTGCCTCGCTCAACGTCTATGTGCGCGATCGCAGTCCGTCCGTTCGCTTCCTCGGGCGCGCTTATGTGCTGCCTGCCGGCGACGGCGCCACGATCCCCATCGTGTCGGTCAACACATCGACGGTCGAGGCCGAGATCTACCGGATCGGCGAGCGCGGCCTGGCACCGGCCCTGCGCGACCGGCGGGTGCTGTCGCAGCTGGATCCGGGGCGGGCCGACCAGTTGCGCGACGAATATGGCGAAAAGGTCTGGACCGGCGAAGTCGAGACACGCGCTCCGTTGAACACGGATGTCACCACGGCAATTCCGGTTGCGGATCTCGGGCTTGAGATGGAGCCTGGCATCTATGCGATGGTCGCGCGTGCCGCCGCCGACAAGAAGAACGAGTGGGGTCCGCGCGCGACGCAATGGTTCCTCGTCTCGGATCTCGGAATAAGTGCGTATTCGGGAGCCGATGGCGCTATGGTGATCGTGCGTGCGCTGTCCGACGCCTCGGCGGTGACAGACGCGACGGTGCGTCTGGTCGCGGTCAACAACGATGTGCTTGGAGAGGTCAAGAGCGACGCGGAAGGCATTGCCCGCTTTGCTCCGGGACTTTCGCGCGGAACCGGCGGCCTGGCGCCGGCGCTGGTCAGCGTCGAGACCGGTTCGGGCGACTATGCCTTTCTCGACCTGACGGCTCCGGCCTTCGATCTCAGCGACCGCGGGGTCTCCGGGCGCGCGGCACCCGGTCCGGTCGATGTCTTCGCGTGGCTTGATCGCGGGGTCTACCGGCCTGGCGAGACCGTTCACGCGGGCGCCATGGCGCGCGACCGCAACGCCGATGCCAGCACCGGCCTTCCTCTGACCTTCATCTACGACCGTCCCGACGGCGTCGAGCATCTGCGGGTCGTTGTCGCTGATGCGGGCGAGGGCGGACGGGCCCATGCCCTGGAGCTTCCGGCGGGTGCCCAACAGGGCGGCTGGACGCTGCGCGTCCATGCCGATCCGAAGGGTCCGGCCCTTTCGCAGACCTCCTTCCTTGTCGAGGATTTTCAGCCCGAGCGGGTCGACTACACCCCGGAAACCGAGGCGGAGGCGTTCGATCCGGCCGACCCGCCGGAGGTCTCGATCGCCGCACGGTTTCTCTATGGCGCACTGGCGTCCGGTCAGCGCCTTGAGGGCGAGGTCATCGTCATGCCGACGCGCGAGCTGCCGTGGTATCCGGGCTACAGCTTCGGTTTGGCGGATGAGCAGATCTTCCCGGATCGCGCCAGGCTCCCCGACGGCCTCGAGACGGATGCGGAAGGACGGGTGCAATTCGTCCCGCCGCTTCCCGAACTGCAGGACACGACGGCCGGATACCGGGCACAGATCGTGACGCGACTGGTCGAGGCCGGCGGACGGTTCGTCGAACGCGGGCTGGAAATGCCGATCCGTCCCGGTGGTCCGCGTCTTGGCATGAAGCCGGCGTTTGACGGCGGCGTCGAGGAAGGCGGGCCGGCGGAGTTCGACATTGTGGCGATTGCGGCGTCCGGCGAGCGCATCTCCGCGGACAAGGTAAGCTGGAGCCTGTCCAAACTCGACACGCGCTATCAATGGTATCGCTCCGACAGCCGCTGGTCCTACGAGCCGGTAACCACGTCGCGGCGCGTGGAAAGCGGAACGCTTGATATCGCGGCCGGTGCGCCTGCACGCCTGTCCGTCCCCGTCGATTGGGGCCGTTACAGGCTGGAAATTACTGGCGAAAGCGGATCGGGAATGGCGACCAGCGTCGAATTCAACGCCGGCTGGTATGTGTCTTCCGCCTCATCCCAGACGCCCGACGTGCTGGAAGTCGGGCTCGACAAGGAAGCCTACCGTGTCGGAGAGACCGCGACCCTGCGCATGACGCCGCGTGTCGCGGGGATCGCGCTCATCTCGGTCATGTCGGAACGTCTGATCGAAAGCCGCACCGTTCCGGTGACAGCCGGCGAAAGCGAAGTCTCGTTCGAGATCACCGACGAGTGGGGCAGCGGGGCCTATGTGACCGCGACCCTGCTGCAGCCGATGGATCTGAAGGAAGACCGCATGCCGTCGCGGGCGCTCGGGCTTCAGTGGCTCAAGGTCGATCCGGGCGCGCGCCGGCACACGGTGTCCCTGGAAGTTCCAGAGCGCATTCGTCCGCGCGCGACGCTCGACGTCGGCGTGCGCGTCGCGGGGCAGGCGGCCGGAAAGCCTGCCTATGTTACCATCGCCGCCGTCGATGTCGGGATCCTCAATCTGACCGGTTTTGAGGCTCCGCAGCCGTCCGCCTGGTACTTCGGCCAGCGCCGGCTCGGCGTCGATATCCGCGACTACTATGGTCAGTTGATCGACCGGACGGCCGGCGAGCGCGGGCGGATTCGCTCCGGAGGTGACGGCATGGGGCTGAATCTCGCCGCGCCGCCGCCACAGGAAGCGCCGGTCGCACTGTTCTCCGGCGTTGTCGAAACCGATCCCGACGGGCGGGCGAGCGTGTCCTTCGAGGTGCCAGACTTCAACGGAACGCTCAAGCTGATGGCGGTCGCCTGGAGCGCAGGTGGCGTTGGCGAATCACAGCGCGACGTCACCGTGCGCGATCCGCTCGTCATGACGGCCACGCTGCCGCGTTTCCTTGCGCCCGGCGATGAATCGCGCCTGCTTGTCGAGATCGACAATGTCGAGGGCGCGGCCGGCGATTATGAAATCTCCGCCGATATCAGCGGGCCGGTCACGACCGCTCTCGGCGCAAACCGTCGCCAGTTGCGTCTGGAGGCGGGCGAACGTCGCAGCCTTCACGTTCCGGTCCGCGCCGGCGACATGCCCGGTGATGTCTCCTTCGTGCTGCGCCTGAGCGGTCCGGACGGTCCGGTCGGCGAAAAGACGCTCGCGCTCGGCGTGCGTGACACCACACCGCCTGTCACCCGACGCTCCCATGTGACGCTTGCCGCCGGCGGAAGCCTGGCGCTTGATGCCGGCACGCTCGCCGGGCTTCAACCGCGCACGGCGCGCGTGAGCGTGGCGAACGGTGGCCTTGCCCGGATCAATGTGCCGGGGCTCCTCGCGGCGCTCGACCGGTATCCCTATGGCTGCACGGAGCAGACGGCCTCGCGTGCCCTTCCGCTCCTCTATGTCAACGAGATGGCGATATCGGCGGGACTGGAGGCCGACGCGGATGTGCGCGAGCGGATCCAGACGGCAATCGGGCGCGTGCTCGGCAATCAGGGGTCGAACGGGGCCTTCGGACTGTGGAACAGCTATGGCGGCAGCGACACATGGCTGGATGCCTATGTCACCGACTTCCTGCTGCGGGCCCGGGAACGCAACTACGATGTGCCGGAACGCGCGATGACCGCGGCCCTCGACAATCTCGAGAATCGGGTGGCCTATGCCTCCGACTTCGAGAGCGGCGGCGAGGACATTGCCTATGCGCTCTATGTTCTCGCCCGTTCGAGCCGCGCATCGCTCGGCGACTTGCGCTATTACGCCGATGTGAAGCTCGATGCTTTCGGCTCCGCGCTTGCCAAGGCCCAGATCGGCGCGGCCCTCTCGCTGTATGGCGAGACGACGCGGGCGAAGCTTGCCTTCGATGCAGCACTCGGAGCGGCCGAACGGCCGGAATCCATCGGCTACCGGGACGACTACGGGACAGCGCTGCGCGATGCGGCGGGGGTTCTGGCCTATGCGACCCGTTCGAAGGTCGACGGCCTCGACACACCGGCGCTCGCGCGCCAGGTGGGCAACCGGCAGGACGCGGCCTCCGCGCTCTCCACACAGGACATGGCGTGGCTTCTGCTTGCGGGCCATGAGCTTCAGCAAACGGCGGCGGACAGCGCCTTCGCCCTCAACGACAATGCGGTCAGCGGTGCTTTGGCGAGCCGCTTCAACGGCGCGGACCTGCTCACCGACCCGGTGTCGCTGGCAAACCGCGGCGAGACGGCACAAGACGTGGTTGTCACGGTCACCGGCAAGCCGTCCGGGCCCGAGCCAGCTACGGCAATGGGGTACCGGATCACGCGCGCCTATTATGACCTCGACGGCAATTCCGTCGATCCGGCCGGCGTCGCGGTGAACACCCGTCTGGCGGTGGTCCTGACGGTGACCCGCGACCGGCCCGGACGCGGGCGGGTGATGGTGGTGGACCGGCTGCCCGCCGGGCTGAGCATCGACAATCCGCGGCTCGTGCGTTCCGGCGATGTCGGTGCGCTCGACTGGCTCGACAGCGTCGACAACGCGGAACATGTGGAGTTTCGCGACGACCGGTTTGTCGTCGCGGTGGACGAGAAGAATCTGAACGGTGACCGCTACACCTTCGCCTATCTCGCTCGTGCCTCGGTGCCGGGCCGCTTCGCCCTTCCGCCGGCAACGGTGGAGGACATGTATCGGCCGGACCTGAACGGACGCACGGGGGCGGGCCGGTTCGAGATTCTGGGTCCAAGGCAGTAA
- the pbpC gene encoding penicillin-binding protein 1C — MQDKRPPPRRRFARVARWAVAGFAAVLAGGAALVALLFVQVASVPPVRPTAGVTVSKAVLARDGALLRAFQTPDDRWRLPASLDDVDPLYIRMLLAYEDRRFHAHGGVDPRAVLRAAAQSLGAGRIVSGASTLTMQTARLTMERSTRGLSSKWRQVVLALALERDLTKDEILGLYLLRAPFGGNIEGVRAATLAWFGKEPSRLTPAEAALLVALPQAPELRRPDRFPKAAREARARVLAVMEARGVLGADQVAAASRASVPTLRREVPRLAAHATRDAIAVGGAANEVRLTLDADLQARLEQLARARALRLGPHVSVAMIVADHRSGEVLAHVGSPDLLDEARRGHVDMTRALRSPGSTLKPLIYGLAFEEGIAHPDSLIDDRPVTLGGYSPTNFDQSFQGTVRVRDALQASLNVPAVALLDAVGVARFVARLRRAGATPRFSGDRPPGLAVALGGFGLSLTDLVSLYAGIANGGAPVRLRIDDGEGGGSARVPAREKRVLSPTAAWRIGKILSEVPPPASARGEGVAYKTGTSYGYRDAWALGYDGRHVIGVWTGRADGTPVPGMTGFEAAAPILFEAFQRVGPERVRLSPPPTAPLAGRDTVPAPLHHARTRALREGTEGAASAPEIFYPPDGAVIELGLKRASGARDALPLVVKARRGRGPFVWMANGAPVASGAHARALTLVPDGPGTSTISVIDADGRSARVTVHLR, encoded by the coding sequence ATGCAGGACAAGCGCCCTCCGCCTCGACGACGCTTCGCGCGTGTCGCACGATGGGCCGTCGCCGGTTTCGCGGCGGTGCTGGCGGGAGGCGCCGCGCTTGTCGCCTTGCTGTTCGTTCAGGTCGCCTCCGTTCCCCCGGTGCGCCCTACGGCGGGGGTCACAGTTTCGAAAGCCGTGCTGGCGCGCGACGGAGCCTTGTTGCGGGCCTTCCAAACCCCCGACGACCGCTGGCGGCTTCCGGCCTCGCTGGACGATGTGGACCCGCTCTACATCCGCATGTTGCTGGCCTATGAGGATCGACGCTTCCATGCGCATGGCGGTGTCGATCCGCGCGCGGTTCTTCGGGCCGCCGCGCAGTCGCTTGGCGCAGGCCGGATCGTGTCGGGGGCCTCGACGTTGACGATGCAGACCGCGCGTCTGACGATGGAGCGGTCGACGCGCGGCCTGTCATCGAAGTGGCGGCAGGTCGTTCTGGCGCTGGCGCTTGAGCGCGATCTCACCAAGGACGAAATCCTTGGGCTTTATCTGCTGCGCGCCCCCTTCGGCGGCAATATCGAAGGTGTGCGGGCGGCGACGCTCGCCTGGTTCGGAAAGGAGCCTTCGCGTTTGACCCCGGCGGAGGCCGCGCTCTTGGTCGCCCTGCCGCAAGCGCCGGAACTGCGCCGTCCCGACCGGTTTCCGAAGGCCGCGCGTGAGGCGCGCGCCCGCGTTCTCGCGGTGATGGAAGCGCGTGGGGTGTTGGGCGCGGATCAGGTTGCCGCGGCATCGCGCGCGTCGGTGCCGACCCTGCGGCGGGAGGTGCCGCGTCTGGCAGCGCATGCAACACGTGACGCGATCGCTGTCGGGGGCGCCGCAAACGAGGTCCGGCTGACCCTCGACGCGGATCTTCAGGCACGGCTGGAGCAGCTTGCGCGCGCGCGCGCGCTGCGTCTTGGACCGCATGTCTCCGTTGCCATGATCGTCGCCGATCACCGAAGCGGTGAGGTTCTGGCACATGTCGGGTCCCCGGATCTGCTCGACGAGGCTCGGCGCGGGCACGTCGATATGACGCGCGCGTTGCGGTCTCCCGGATCAACCCTCAAGCCGCTTATCTACGGACTGGCCTTCGAGGAGGGCATCGCCCATCCCGACAGCCTGATCGACGACCGGCCCGTGACGCTTGGCGGATATTCCCCGACCAACTTCGATCAGTCCTTTCAAGGGACCGTTCGTGTGCGCGACGCGCTGCAAGCCTCCCTGAATGTGCCGGCCGTGGCGCTTCTGGATGCGGTCGGGGTCGCACGTTTTGTGGCGCGCCTGCGCCGCGCCGGCGCAACGCCGCGCTTTTCCGGAGACCGGCCCCCCGGACTTGCCGTGGCGCTTGGCGGTTTCGGACTGTCGCTGACGGATCTGGTGTCGCTTTATGCGGGGATCGCGAATGGGGGAGCTCCCGTTCGTCTGCGGATCGACGACGGCGAAGGCGGCGGTAGCGCACGCGTGCCGGCGCGGGAAAAGCGGGTGCTCTCGCCGACCGCCGCATGGCGCATCGGAAAGATCCTGTCGGAGGTGCCGCCGCCGGCGAGCGCGCGCGGTGAGGGCGTCGCCTACAAGACCGGAACTTCCTACGGATATCGCGACGCCTGGGCGTTGGGATACGACGGTCGCCATGTCATCGGGGTCTGGACGGGACGCGCGGATGGCACCCCGGTGCCGGGCATGACCGGCTTCGAAGCGGCGGCCCCCATCCTGTTCGAAGCGTTTCAGCGCGTCGGGCCGGAACGCGTGCGTTTGTCGCCGCCGCCAACGGCGCCCCTTGCCGGGAGGGATACGGTTCCCGCGCCTCTCCATCATGCCCGTACCCGGGCTCTGCGCGAGGGAACCGAAGGCGCGGCGTCAGCGCCCGAGATCTTCTATCCCCCCGACGGAGCAGTCATCGAGCTCGGGCTGAAGCGCGCATCCGGCGCGCGCGATGCGTTGCCGCTCGTGGTCAAGGCCAGGCGGGGGCGTGGCCCCTTCGTCTGGATGGCGAACGGAGCGCCGGTCGCCAGTGGCGCCCATGCGCGCGCCCTGACGCTGGTGCCGGATGGTCCCGGCACGTCGACGATCTCGGTGATCGATGCCGACGGGCGTTCTGCCCGCGTCACCGTGCATCTGCGGTAG
- a CDS encoding alpha/beta fold hydrolase, with protein sequence MVREWLASDGLRLGATTWRARNTKHHAPQVLCLAGLSRNSRDFTHLAEALAERGFDVTAMDYRGRGQSDRDADWRNYSIEREADDIDCGLDALGISRAIVVGTSRGGLHAMLLALRSPNRIAGMVLNDIGPTIERDGLHRLAGTIGLTMDASDWPSAAARLRKMLAPQFPGLDDAGWDRFARQLYIETPGGLRLDYDATLRHTLAELDQETELPDFWPVFDAIGATPLLALRGAHSDLLSAKTLAEMLRRHPNAQALTVDNEGHAPLLWDRETQGAILDFACRCTEGAD encoded by the coding sequence TTGGTAAGAGAGTGGCTGGCAAGCGACGGGCTTCGGCTTGGCGCGACGACCTGGCGCGCAAGAAACACCAAACACCACGCACCGCAGGTGCTGTGCCTAGCGGGGCTGTCACGCAACAGCCGCGACTTCACGCATCTTGCCGAAGCGCTGGCCGAACGCGGCTTCGATGTGACGGCCATGGACTACCGGGGCCGAGGTCAGTCGGACCGCGACGCCGACTGGCGCAACTATTCCATCGAGCGCGAGGCAGACGATATCGACTGCGGTCTCGATGCGCTCGGGATCTCTCGCGCCATCGTGGTCGGCACGTCACGCGGCGGATTGCATGCGATGCTGCTTGCCCTTCGGTCGCCCAACCGGATTGCCGGCATGGTGTTGAACGACATCGGCCCGACGATCGAGCGCGACGGGCTTCATCGCCTTGCCGGAACGATCGGCCTGACCATGGACGCCTCTGACTGGCCGTCGGCAGCCGCGCGACTTCGCAAGATGCTTGCGCCTCAGTTTCCGGGACTCGATGACGCCGGCTGGGACCGCTTCGCACGTCAATTGTACATCGAAACGCCCGGCGGGCTGCGTCTCGACTATGACGCGACGCTGCGCCATACGCTGGCGGAACTCGACCAGGAGACGGAGCTCCCGGACTTCTGGCCGGTCTTCGATGCGATCGGCGCCACGCCGCTTCTTGCGCTGCGGGGCGCACATTCCGACCTGTTGAGCGCAAAAACCCTTGCAGAGATGCTGCGCCGTCATCCGAATGCACAGGCGCTCACCGTCGACAACGAAGGCCATGCTCCGCTTCTCTGGGACCGGGAAACCCAGGGAGCGATTCTGGACTTCGCGTGCCGCTGCACCGAGGGTGCCGACTGA